One Prunus dulcis chromosome 7, ALMONDv2, whole genome shotgun sequence DNA segment encodes these proteins:
- the LOC117634996 gene encoding pentatricopeptide repeat-containing protein At1g08070, chloroplastic-like, whose amino-acid sequence MAAPLSLHHIRLPFSSDNPILHNKPTTSTAIAAAPITTATKTSRTNSPIEPHPCLALLDKCSTMSELKQIHAQLLRTGLFFDAFTASKVVAFSSLEGSGSLHYARLVLTQIPNPTTYTCNSVIRGYTNKDLPREAIFFYQEMIIQGWVPDRFTFPSLFKSCGDLWEGKQLHCHSTKLGFASDSYIQNTLMNMYSNCGCLISARNVFDKMLEKSVVSWATMIDAYAQWDQPIEALKLFDKMESESVDPNEVTLVNVLTACAKARDLKMAKRVHQYIEEYGFGNHLKLNTALMDVYCKCGCVLLARDLFDKMPEKNLFSWNIMINGHVEDSNYDEAFLLFREMQLKGEKGDKVTMVSLLLACSHLGALELGKWLHAYIEKEKIEVDVALGTTLVDMYAKCGSIDGASEVFRKLPEKDVMTWTALISGFAMCGQGKKALEHFHEMQMSGVKPDAITFVGVLAACSHAGLVDEGISHFNSMHEVYGIQPSIEHYGCMVDILGRAGRIAEAEELIRKMQMPPDRFVLGGLLGACRVHGNLEAAERAAQQLLELDPDDDGAYVLLSNLYSSMKKWEEAKRIRELMAERNVKKAPGCSLIEVDGIVHEFVKGDSSHPQSTNIYEMLQDMIERLKKAGYVPEKSEVLLDIDEEEKETALSLHSEKLAIAFGLISTNPGTTIRVVKNLRVCSDCHTATKIISKVYNREIIVRDRNRFHRFQDGSCSCKDFW is encoded by the coding sequence ATGGCTGCTCCTCTTTCCCTCCACCATATCAGACTACCTTTCTCTTCAGATAATCCAATCTTACACAACAAACCAACCACTTCCACCGCCATCGCCGCTGCCCCCATCACCACCGCCACCAAAACTAGTAGGACCAACAGCCCAATTGAACCACACCCATGTCTCGCACTGCTAGACAAATGCTCCACCATGTCCGAGCTTAAGCAAATCCACGCCCAGCTCCTCCGAACCGGCCTCTTCTTCGACGCCTTCACCGCCAGCAAAGTCGTCGCCTTTTCCTCTCTGGAAGGCTCCGGAAGCCTCCATTATGCTCGTTTAGTCTTAACTCAAATCCCCAATCCCACCACTTATACTTGTAATTCGGTTATTCGAGGCTACACCAACAAGGATTTGCCCCGTGAAGCCATTTTTTTCTACCAAGAAATGATCATCCAAGGTTGGGTGCCTGACAGGTTCACGTTCCCATCTCTGTTCAAGTCTTGTGGGGATTTGTGGGAGGGGAAACAGCTGCATTGCCATTCTACCAAGTTGGGTTTTGCCTCGGATTCATATATTCAGAACACTTTGATGAATATGTACTCGAATTGTGGGTGTTTGATCTCGGCTCGCAACGTGTTTGATAAAATGTTGGAAAAGAGTGTGGTTTCTTGGGCAACCATGATTGACGCTTATGCGCAGTGGGATCAACCCATTGAGGCTTTAAAGCTGTTTGACAAGATGGAGAGTGAAAGTGTGGATCCTAACGAGGTTACTTTGGTTAATGTTTTGACAGCATGTGCCAAGGCAAGGGATTTGAAAATGGCCAAAAGGGTGCACCAGTACATTGAAGAGTATGGTTTTGGAAACCATTTGAAGCTCAATACGGCACTCATGGATGTTTATTGTAAATGTGGATGTGTATTGCTTGCTCGAGATTTGTTTGACAAGATGCCCGAGAAGAACTTGTTCAGTTGGAACATTATGATCAATGGACATGTTGAGGATAGTAATTATGATGAGGCCTTCCTACTGTTTCGTGAAATGCAGCTTAAGGGCGAAAAAGGGGATAAGGTGACCATGGTAAGTTTATTGCTTGCTTGCAGCCATTTGGGTGCTCTAGAGCTTGGAAAGTGGCTGCATGCCTATATTGAAAAGGAGAAGATTGAGGTGGATGTTGCCCTCGGGACGACACTTGTCGACATGTATGCAAAGTGTGGGAGCATAGACGGTGCATCGGAAGTTTTTCGAAAGCTGCCTGAGAAGGATGTTATGACTTGGACAGCCTTGATTTCTGGCTTTGCAATGTGTGGACAAGGAAAGAAGGCTTTGGAGCATTTCCATGAGATGCAGATGAGTGGAGTGAAACCAGATGCAATAACTTTTGTTGGGGTATTGGCTGCTTGTAGCCATGCTGGATTAGTGGATGAAGGAATTTCGCATTTTAACTCGATGCATGAAGTGTATGGCATTCAGCCTAGCATTGAGCACTATGGTTGCATGGTTGACATATTAGGCCGAGCTGGTCGCATAGCTGAAGCAGAAGAGTTGATTCGGAAGATGCAAATGCCACCGGATCGTTTTGTTTTGGGAGGGCTTCTTGGTGCCTGTAGAGTCCATGGCAACCTTGAGGCTGCAGAAAGAGCAGCTCAACAGCTTCTAGAACTTGACCCGGACGATGATGGAGCGTATGTGCTTCTTTCAAACTTATATAGCTCTATGAAAAAGTGGGAAGAAGCCAAAAGAATTAGGGAACTCATGGCAGAAAGAAATGTGAAGAAAGCTCCAGGTTGCAGTCTGATTGAGGTTGATGGTATTGTCCATGAATTTGTGAAGGGTGATTCATCTCACCCGCAATCGACAAACATCTACGAAATGCTTCAAGACATGATCGAGCGGTTAAAGAAAGCTGGTTATGTTCCTGAGAAATCCGAGGTGTTGTTGGATAtagatgaagaagagaaagagactGCACTGAGCCTACACAGTGAAAAGCTGGCAATTGCATTTGGGCTCATAAGCACAAACCCAGGGACAACAATACGAGTTGTGAAAAACCTCCGTGTATGCAGTGACTGCCACACTGCAACCAAGATCATCTCCAAAGTTTACAACAGAGAAATTATTGTGCGGGATAGGAACCGATTCCATCGATTTCAAGATGGATCTTGTTCTTGTAAGGATTTTTGGTGA
- the LOC117636109 gene encoding GDP-fucose transporter 1, translated as MSSIRVDSTKPYFATSSLVVGYALCSSLLAVINKFAITKFNYPGLLTALQYLTSALGVWALGKFGFLHHDPFSLQTAKKFLPAAFVFYLAIFTNTNLLRHANVDTFIVFRSCTPLLVALADTAFRKQPIPSKLTFVSLLIILGGAVGYVATDSGFTLTAYSWAFAYLVTITTEMVYIKHMVTNLGLNTWGFVLYNNLLSLMMAPPFWIITGEYAEVFGALGSNAANFFEPGALFAVSLSCVFGLLISFFGFAARKAISATAFTVTGVVNKFLTVAINVLIWDKHASPFGLLCLLLTIVGGVLYQQSVTGAGSAPSQRETAVSKQTPVENDGDDFPEENQGKAVSGKLASV; from the coding sequence ATGTCTTCTATTAGAGTTGATTCAACTAAGCCGTACTTCGCCACGAGCAGTCTCGTGGTTGGGTATGCACTCTGTTCCAGCTTGTTAGCTGTGATAAACAAGTTTGCCATTACCAAATTCAACTACCCTGGCCTTTTGACCGCACTGCAATACCTTACTTCTGCTTTGGGAGTTTGGGCTCTGGGAAAGTTTGGATTTTTACACCATGATCCCTTCTCACTCCAGACGGCCAAGAAGTTTTTGCCTGCTGCCTTTGTGTTCTACCTTGCAATCTTTACCAACACTAATCTTCTTCGCCATGCCAATGTGGATACGTTTATAGTGTTTAGATCATGCACACCCCTTTTGGTTGCGCTAGCGGATACTGCCTTTAGGAAACAGCCAATCCCATCTAAGCTTACCTTTGTGTCGTTGTTGATCATTTTGGGCGGAGCTGTTGGCTATGTGGCCACTGATTCGGGTTTCACTCTGACCGCTTATTCATGGGCATTTGCATATTTGGTGACCATTACAACTGAGATGGTTTATATTAAACATATGGTCACTAATCTCGGGTTGAACACATGGGGTTTTGTGTTGTACAACAATCTGTTGTCACTAATGATGGCCCCACCGTTTTGGATTATAACGGGAGAGTATGCTGAAGTGTTTGGTGCTTTGGGATCGAATGCTGCGAATTTCTTTGAACCTGGTGCACTTTTCGCGGTCTCACTGTCGTGTGTGTTTGGATTGCTCATCAGTTTCTTTGGGTTTGCAGCTAGGAAGGCAATCTCTGCAACAGCATTTACAGTGACTGGTGTTGTTAATAAGTTTCTTACGGTTGCCATCAATGTGCTGATTTGGGATAAGCATGCCAGTCCTTTTGGTTTGCTCTGCCTCCTCTTAACAATTGTAGGGGGTGTTCTTTATCAGCAGTCAGTGACTGGAGCTGGCAGTGCCCCATCCCAGCGGGAAACAGCAGTGTCTAAGCAGACTCCCGTCgagaatgatggtgatgaCTTTCCTGAAGAAAATCAAGGGAAGGCAGTTTCTGGTAAACTTGCTTCTGTATGA
- the LOC117635526 gene encoding T-complex protein 1 subunit gamma-like has protein sequence MAGFGMRRLRETDNNRIAKACGAVIVNRPHQLQQSDVGTGAGIFEVKTIGDEFFAFIVDCKEPKACTVLLRGPSKDQFNEVERNLQDAMSVARNILKNPKLGPGGGATQLTVSATLKQKSSSVEGIEKWPYEAAAIAFEPIPRTLAPNCGVNVIRTMTALPGKIWDACNVKAQSFKTAIEAACLLLRIDDIVSGMKKKQPPGPKAPSKPQVETEGDADNEQIIPDRFILSLWENARVAYKHGTALEGGKIADSEPVDLFSSAHNIRKAQAQAHHNLHDEDSNHNQSQMKQDELNRRE, from the exons ATGGCGGGGTTCGGAATGAGGAGGTTGCGGGAAACAGATAATAACCGAATTGCCAAGGCTTGTGGGGCTGTAATTGTTAACAGACCACATCAATTGCAACAGTCTGATGTTGGTACAGGCGCTGGGATATTTGAGGTTAAGACAATTGGTGATGAGTTTTTTGCATTCATTGTTGATTGCAAAGAGCCTAAAGCATGTACTGTACTCTTGAGAGGTCCTAGTAAGGATCAGTTCAATGAAGTGGAAAGGAATTTGCAG GATGCCATGTCTGTAGCAAGAAACATCCTCAAGAATCCGAAACTTGGTCCTGGGGGTGGTGCTACACAGTTAACTGTATCTGCTACATTGAAGCAAAAGAGTTCATCTGTGGAAGGTATAGAAAAG TGGCCGTATGAAGCTGCTGCTATAGCTTTTGAGCCTATACCACGTACGTTGGCTCCGAATTGCGGGGTGAATGTGATTAGAACAATGACGGCGCTGCCGGGAAAG ATATGGGATGCCTGCAACGTGAAGGCCCAGAGTTTTAAAACGGCCATAGAAGCTGCTTGCCTACTTCTCAGAATCGATGACATTGTGAGtgggatgaagaagaagcagcctcCTGGTCCCAAAGCTCCTTCCAAGCCTCAAGTTGAGACAGAAGGCGATGCAGATAATGAGCAAATAATTCCGGA TCGATTTATTTTGAGCCTGTGGGAGAATGCTAGGGTTGCATACAAGCATGGGACGGCTCTTGAAGGAGGCAAAATTGCTGATTCTGAGCCTGTGGATTTATTTTCCAGTGCTCATAATATTCGAAAGGCTCAAGCTCAGGCTCATCATAATCTTCATGATGAAGATTCTAATCACAACCAGTCCCAGATGAAACAAGATGAACTTAATAGAAGGGAATAG
- the LOC117635527 gene encoding uncharacterized protein LOC117635527, protein MCNFSGQQILRSNNLTGVGVMMTTKNQWLNYLGMRPKEKTGTSSEEKDADVEETATLPSSSKAKGSVNDVRSLKHQLRSTKDQLAKLRSSNRGLRNRVRDLEAIVQKNCLKHENECDRNKKAIRDLTLKIAEVEHYLKLEMEELKKNYGGEAHEEVCTAQMNDGGQNDLSPVNEPTSPTTAAPKMDTQVPADGVEPFPGMHTERGEMEAPVCGDGVEHFPASDQQGAPREPEVPADREEPFPAMEVIDTEIETSVPERQVDQQPHKVPTAEDVKLPSVEDALLPTLEDGNGG, encoded by the exons ATGTGCAACTTCTCCGGCCAACAGATATTGAGAAGCAACAACCTTACTGGAGTTGGGGTGATGATGACAACGAAGAACCAATGGTTGAATTATTTGGGGATGAGGCCGAAAGAAAAAACCGGCACTTCTAGTGAAGAAAAAGACGCGGATGTTGAGGAAACAGCCACCCTTCCCTCCTCTTCTAAG GCCAAAGGGTCTGTTAATGACGTTCGCAGTTTGAAGCATCAATTACGCAGCACTAAGGATCAGTTGGCTAAGCTACGTAGTTCAAATCGGGGGCTTAGGAACAGAGTTCGTGACTTGGAAGCTATTGTACAGAAGAACTGTTTGAAGCATGAGAACGAGTGTGACAGAAATAAAAAGGCTATTCGGGATTTGACCCTAAAAATTGCTGAAGTCGAACATTATTTGAAGTTGGAGATGGaggagttaaaaaaaaattatggtggaGAAGCCCATGAGGAAGTCTGTACTGCCCAGATGAATGACGGAGGGCAGAATGATTTGTCACCCGTAAATGAACCTACTAGTCCGACTACAGCAGCACCTAAAATGGACACTCAAGTTCCAGCTGATGGAGTAGAACCCTTCCCAGGCATGCATACAGAACGGGGTGAAATGGAAGCACCAGTCTGTGGTGATGGAGTGGAACACTTTCCAGCCTCAGATCAACAAGGGGCTCCAAGGGAACCAGAAGTCCCTGCTGATAGAGAGGAACCCTTCCCAGCCATGGAAGTCATAGACactgaaattgaaacttcAGTTCCTGAGAGGCAAGTGGACCAACAACCTCACAAGGTTCCTACCGCTGAAGATGTGAAGCTTCCTAGTGTTGAAGATGCCCTCCTTCCTACTCTGGAAGATGGGAATGG GGGATGA